The following are encoded in a window of Rubellicoccus peritrichatus genomic DNA:
- the aat gene encoding leucyl/phenylalanyl-tRNA--protein transferase has translation MNGFGISFPDPRQAPDDGPLAVGGDLSVQTLGRAYAAGIFPWYDASSPILWWCPNPRFVLRPNEVHISHSLEKTLKESTWKVTFDQNFSAVIRACARTSRPGQKGTWITPEMMQAYEKFHEEGYAHSVEVWDGEALVGGLYGVAIGHAFFGESMFHRIPDASKVGFVHLVKQLCKWNFKLIDCQQKTAHLARFGAKEWPRNQFLDELAEAVSLARPFGKWNS, from the coding sequence ATGAATGGCTTTGGCATTAGTTTTCCAGACCCCCGTCAGGCGCCTGATGATGGCCCTTTGGCTGTAGGTGGAGACTTGTCAGTGCAGACGCTTGGTCGAGCTTATGCGGCCGGGATTTTTCCCTGGTACGACGCCAGTTCACCCATTTTGTGGTGGTGTCCCAACCCGCGTTTCGTTTTGCGCCCTAATGAAGTGCATATTTCGCATAGCTTGGAAAAGACTCTGAAGGAGTCGACTTGGAAGGTCACTTTTGACCAGAATTTCAGCGCTGTCATCCGGGCCTGTGCGCGAACTTCACGTCCTGGCCAGAAAGGCACGTGGATTACACCCGAAATGATGCAGGCTTATGAGAAATTTCATGAGGAAGGTTACGCTCACAGCGTGGAGGTTTGGGATGGTGAAGCATTGGTCGGTGGTCTTTATGGTGTTGCCATCGGTCATGCCTTTTTCGGCGAATCCATGTTCCATCGCATTCCGGATGCTTCCAAAGTCGGCTTCGTTCATTTGGTCAAACAGCTTTGCAAATGGAATTTCAAACTGATTGATTGCCAGCAAAAGACGGCGCATCTCGCCCGTTTTGGTGCTAAAGAGTGGCCTCGCAATCAGTTTCTTGACGAACTGGCCGAAGCCGTTTCTCTAGCGCGTCCCTTTGGCAAATGGAATTCGTGA
- a CDS encoding D-2-hydroxyacid dehydrogenase yields the protein MKIVVLDAETFYFEDESPWTAIAALGGFETFRSTEHEESVIIDRCADADIVLTNKVPLNRKVIDALPSLKMIGVLATGFNIIDIEAARERRIPVCNVPDYSSSFVAQHTVALIMALANRTASLDAWVQEGGWKNHHLFTWWDKPLVELDGLTLGIVGFGTIGRKVATIMRGMGMKIAAHSRSRRDAPDWDNFAWADIDQLFQDSDIVSLHCPQTPENTGFINRDLLHSMKSSAFLINTARGGLIDEQALRDALDTDVIAGAALDVVSKEPMAANCPLYRAKNCIITPHVAWSSFPARQRLLEVVEENILAFLERKPINVVNG from the coding sequence ATGAAAATTGTCGTTTTGGATGCGGAGACTTTTTACTTTGAAGATGAATCGCCCTGGACTGCGATTGCCGCTTTAGGCGGATTTGAGACATTTCGATCAACCGAGCATGAGGAGTCTGTCATTATCGACCGCTGTGCGGATGCCGATATCGTGCTGACCAATAAAGTCCCGCTCAATCGAAAGGTAATCGATGCGCTGCCTTCGCTTAAAATGATAGGTGTGCTTGCGACAGGGTTCAATATCATCGATATTGAGGCTGCCAGGGAGCGAAGAATTCCAGTCTGCAATGTGCCTGACTATTCCAGTAGTTTTGTCGCCCAGCACACGGTTGCCTTGATTATGGCGCTGGCAAATAGAACTGCATCATTGGATGCCTGGGTTCAGGAGGGTGGCTGGAAAAATCATCATCTTTTCACCTGGTGGGATAAGCCATTGGTCGAACTGGATGGCCTGACACTGGGAATTGTTGGATTTGGGACGATTGGGCGGAAGGTCGCCACGATCATGCGTGGAATGGGTATGAAGATCGCTGCTCATTCAAGAAGCCGTCGAGATGCGCCTGATTGGGATAACTTTGCCTGGGCTGATATCGATCAGCTTTTTCAAGACTCGGATATTGTTTCGCTTCACTGTCCCCAGACCCCAGAGAATACTGGTTTTATCAATCGGGACTTACTTCACAGTATGAAATCGAGTGCATTCCTTATCAATACGGCCCGGGGTGGCCTTATTGACGAGCAGGCATTGCGTGACGCTCTGGATACTGATGTGATTGCAGGTGCTGCTCTGGATGTGGTCAGCAAGGAGCCCATGGCTGCCAATTGTCCGTTATATAGGGCGAAAAACTGCATTATCACGCCTCATGTGGCATGGAGTTCGTTTCCTGCGCGGCAACGTCTGTTGGAAGTCGTGGAGGAGAATATTCTGGCATTTCTGGAGAGGAAACCTATAAATGTTGTTAACGGCTAG
- a CDS encoding ABC transporter ATP-binding protein, whose protein sequence is MSEALISIDGATKQYGEQTVLDAFSLQVNAGEFISLIGPSGCGKTTLLRLLAGLTELSGGAITIDGKAPQTGRQDLAYIFQDPTLLPWRNARRNVELPLELKGETEEKRRETADSLLKLVGLEDAAEKYPRQLSGGMRMRASLARGLSLNPKLLLLDEPFGALDAMTRNRLNAELLLLRERKPFTAFFVTHSVSEAVFLSSKVVIMSPHHGRISAVEQVEFPFPRQNSLRETLEFQRVSAKLTKLLHSAELEGSKCD, encoded by the coding sequence ATGAGCGAAGCGCTGATCAGTATTGACGGAGCAACGAAGCAATATGGTGAGCAAACCGTGTTGGATGCCTTTTCTCTTCAGGTCAATGCTGGTGAGTTCATCAGCTTAATCGGCCCCAGTGGCTGCGGGAAAACTACTTTGTTGAGGTTGCTGGCAGGACTGACAGAACTGTCAGGTGGAGCAATCACTATCGATGGCAAAGCCCCTCAGACTGGCAGACAGGACTTAGCCTACATCTTTCAGGACCCAACATTGCTTCCATGGCGAAATGCACGCCGCAATGTAGAGCTACCACTCGAATTGAAGGGCGAAACAGAAGAAAAACGACGAGAAACCGCTGATTCACTACTCAAGCTGGTGGGACTGGAGGATGCCGCTGAAAAGTATCCACGGCAGCTTTCTGGCGGTATGCGGATGCGTGCATCGCTGGCACGTGGCCTCTCGCTGAACCCTAAACTACTGCTGCTGGACGAACCTTTCGGCGCACTCGACGCCATGACGCGCAACCGCCTCAACGCCGAGCTCCTGCTCCTGCGCGAAAGAAAGCCTTTCACCGCGTTTTTCGTAACTCACTCTGTCAGTGAGGCGGTTTTCCTATCCAGCAAAGTCGTTATAATGTCTCCTCATCATGGACGTATTTCTGCGGTTGAGCAGGTAGAATTCCCCTTTCCTCGCCAAAATAGCTTGCGGGAAACGCTGGAATTTCAGCGGGTTTCGGCAAAACTGACCAAGCTGCTTCATAGCGCAGAGCTGGAGGGCTCCAAATGCGACTGA
- a CDS encoding ABC transporter permease, with the protein MRLSIWSLPLLSGAILIAIWYAAIAVFDIPHYTLPTPGAILGAIVEKRHLLFPALAQTGWAALLGFLLALFGGFTIAVILAGSKILKRALYPWVLTLQMVPVIVLIPIFVIWFGPGLPSIMAITFMISFFPIVANTTLGLVSTDQGLLDLFDTYGATKWQEIAKLRLPYALPHFLTGVKIAATLAPIGAITGDLLAGTSAGTSGLGYLLLQFRAGFYPPGIYAIAFLSALLGFAFVATVQLIYWLLLHRWHESSNRNQ; encoded by the coding sequence ATGCGACTGAGCATCTGGAGTCTGCCGCTTTTGAGCGGCGCGATCCTCATAGCGATCTGGTATGCCGCGATTGCGGTATTTGACATCCCACATTATACCCTCCCCACTCCTGGAGCCATCCTCGGTGCAATCGTCGAAAAGCGGCACCTTCTTTTTCCGGCATTGGCCCAAACCGGCTGGGCAGCGTTGCTCGGATTCCTATTGGCCCTGTTCGGTGGATTCACGATCGCAGTGATACTGGCAGGGTCAAAAATCCTCAAGCGAGCCCTTTATCCCTGGGTCCTCACCTTACAAATGGTTCCAGTCATCGTCCTGATTCCTATTTTTGTGATTTGGTTTGGTCCTGGGCTTCCTTCGATCATGGCCATTACTTTCATGATCAGTTTCTTTCCTATCGTCGCGAATACAACGCTTGGTCTTGTTTCAACCGACCAAGGTCTGCTTGATCTATTTGATACTTATGGAGCCACCAAATGGCAGGAGATCGCGAAACTACGACTGCCATATGCCCTGCCTCACTTTCTGACTGGAGTAAAAATTGCAGCCACGCTCGCTCCAATCGGAGCAATTACCGGCGATCTACTGGCTGGCACCAGCGCAGGCACATCCGGCCTCGGTTATCTACTACTCCAGTTTCGGGCTGGATTTTATCCACCTGGGATCTACGCCATTGCATTTCTCTCGGCACTACTTGGCTTTGCGTTTGTTGCCACCGTTCAATTGATCTATTGGCTGCTTTTGCATCGCTGGCATGAATCGAGCAATCGAAATCAATAG
- a CDS encoding carbohydrate porin: protein MKIRFSDYQLIARQIISSMMIGFAGMTSTAAEETSQGLAAESTLIQNAFGKDFINQSGLTGDWWGAGQTLEKWGLSPFATLTGEFLANASGGIDEGSAWGGLLDLGMEVNFEPSLGLEGTSFFVNAFAFHGNDVSGNYVGDFNVVSNIFTTTDFNVFNLYLKQSFQDDHYWAKAGQIAADDDFMVSDTALLFMNSAFGPLPTESGNVAAPIYPLAAPGALAYIEPIEGWYFQTAVYAGDAGPATPSNRGFDWRAGGSAGVAWFAETGYHYQLAGKGVLKAGGYYATGEYQNFATSQTERGFGAFYGIINHEFLDTNEDAFGLSVFGRASLAPEEELATVYAYVDAGIKFDSLFLKDDAFGVAVSNTWFGNDYVSDSRQNGTSVSDAETIVEVTYQILITEWAAIQPDFQWIIDPHFSQRNAVVAGIRASINL, encoded by the coding sequence GTGAAAATACGGTTTTCCGACTATCAGTTAATTGCCAGGCAGATCATCAGTTCGATGATGATTGGGTTTGCAGGCATGACCAGCACCGCTGCAGAAGAGACAAGCCAGGGACTCGCAGCAGAATCCACTCTGATACAAAATGCATTTGGCAAAGACTTCATTAACCAGTCAGGACTCACTGGCGACTGGTGGGGAGCTGGTCAGACACTTGAGAAATGGGGACTCTCGCCCTTTGCCACACTGACTGGTGAGTTTCTCGCCAATGCCAGTGGCGGAATCGATGAAGGCTCGGCATGGGGAGGACTGCTTGACCTGGGTATGGAAGTTAATTTCGAACCGAGCCTCGGCCTGGAGGGTACCAGCTTTTTTGTCAATGCCTTCGCCTTCCACGGTAACGATGTCTCAGGCAACTACGTAGGCGATTTCAACGTCGTCAGTAACATCTTCACCACGACCGATTTCAATGTATTCAACCTATACCTGAAGCAATCCTTTCAGGATGACCACTACTGGGCCAAAGCCGGACAAATTGCTGCTGATGACGACTTCATGGTTTCGGATACGGCTTTGCTGTTTATGAATTCAGCTTTCGGGCCACTCCCGACAGAATCAGGTAATGTCGCTGCTCCCATCTATCCGTTAGCCGCGCCCGGTGCCCTTGCCTATATCGAACCCATTGAGGGCTGGTATTTTCAAACTGCTGTCTACGCCGGAGATGCAGGACCGGCAACCCCAAGCAATCGTGGCTTTGACTGGCGCGCAGGCGGCAGTGCGGGTGTTGCATGGTTTGCAGAAACTGGATACCATTACCAATTAGCGGGTAAAGGCGTCCTCAAAGCTGGTGGTTACTATGCCACTGGCGAGTATCAAAACTTTGCCACATCACAAACAGAACGCGGGTTTGGGGCATTTTATGGCATTATCAATCACGAATTCCTTGACACCAATGAAGACGCATTTGGGCTTAGCGTTTTCGGACGTGCCAGCCTGGCACCGGAAGAAGAGCTTGCGACTGTCTATGCTTATGTGGACGCAGGTATCAAGTTTGACAGCCTATTTCTGAAGGATGACGCCTTCGGAGTCGCCGTATCCAATACCTGGTTCGGCAATGACTATGTCTCCGACAGTCGACAGAATGGAACATCAGTAAGCGATGCGGAAACCATCGTTGAAGTCACTTATCAAATCCTGATAACGGAATGGGCTGCAATCCAGCCAGACTTCCAATGGATCATTGATCCACACTTCAGCCAGCGTAACGCAGTCGTCGCCGGGATTCGCGCCAGCATCAACCTGTAG
- the fabV gene encoding enoyl-ACP reductase FabV — protein MIVKPKIRGFVCITSHPEGCAAHVKEQIEVTKQAGELAGGPKKVLVIGASTGYGLSSRIAAAFGSGAATLGVFFERPSDKGRPASAGWYNSVAFEKAASEAGLYAKSINGDAFSDEIKAKTIEAIKADLGQVDLVIYSLASPRRVDPKDGAVYKSVLKPIGAPFRAKSVDTDKKQIIEAALEPATDEDIANTTKVMGGEDWQLWMDALQEAGVLADGSKTVAYSYIGPEVTFPIYRHGTIGKAKEDLEATAAVLQKKGFEAYVSINKAVVTQASSAIPVVPLYVSILFKVMKEKGLHEDCIEQINRLFKEKLYNGGEVVLDEQGRLRVDDWEMKPEIQEAVKEIWPDVTTENLFEKSDFAGYQSGFLKLFGFGIDGVDYEKDVEVEIDLPSAS, from the coding sequence ATGATCGTAAAACCTAAAATTCGTGGATTTGTCTGTATTACTTCACACCCTGAGGGCTGTGCAGCTCATGTGAAGGAGCAAATTGAGGTGACGAAGCAGGCGGGTGAGCTCGCTGGTGGTCCCAAGAAAGTCTTGGTTATTGGTGCTTCTACAGGTTACGGCCTCTCTTCGCGAATTGCTGCTGCTTTTGGCAGTGGCGCTGCTACGCTTGGTGTGTTCTTTGAGCGCCCTTCGGACAAAGGTCGTCCTGCCTCTGCTGGCTGGTATAACTCAGTCGCATTTGAGAAGGCCGCAAGCGAAGCCGGTCTTTATGCTAAGAGCATTAATGGTGATGCATTTTCCGACGAAATCAAAGCCAAGACAATTGAGGCGATCAAGGCTGACTTGGGCCAGGTCGACCTCGTGATTTACAGTCTGGCATCACCACGCCGTGTTGATCCCAAAGACGGTGCAGTTTACAAGAGTGTTTTGAAGCCGATTGGTGCTCCATTTCGCGCAAAGTCCGTCGATACTGACAAGAAGCAGATCATTGAGGCCGCTTTGGAGCCTGCCACCGATGAAGATATCGCCAACACGACCAAAGTCATGGGTGGTGAGGACTGGCAGCTCTGGATGGATGCCTTGCAGGAGGCCGGTGTTCTGGCTGATGGTTCCAAGACGGTTGCCTATTCATATATCGGACCGGAGGTGACTTTCCCGATTTACCGTCATGGCACGATTGGGAAAGCCAAGGAGGACCTGGAGGCAACAGCAGCTGTTCTTCAGAAAAAAGGTTTCGAGGCATATGTTTCAATTAACAAGGCTGTGGTGACTCAGGCCAGCAGTGCGATTCCTGTCGTTCCTCTTTATGTTTCCATCCTCTTCAAAGTTATGAAGGAAAAAGGACTGCACGAGGATTGTATCGAGCAGATCAACCGACTTTTCAAAGAGAAGCTCTACAACGGTGGAGAAGTTGTCCTCGACGAACAAGGTCGCTTGCGGGTTGATGACTGGGAAATGAAGCCAGAAATCCAGGAAGCGGTCAAAGAGATCTGGCCTGATGTGACAACTGAAAATCTTTTTGAAAAATCGGACTTTGCAGGATACCAGAGTGGCTTTCTCAAGCTCTTTGGCTTCGGCATTGATGGTGTCGATTACGAGAAGGATGTCGAAGTCGAGATCGACCTGCCCTCAGCTAGTTAA
- a CDS encoding HAD family phosphatase: MNIGAIFDWDGVVIDSSTAHEQSWERLSEEENLPLFEGHFKAGFGRKNAIIIPTILKWTEEPTEIKRLSNRKEALYREIIKEDGIDALPGIHDLLTFLNQKGIPCVVGTSTDRINVETIMDALGVRVFFQDIVSSEDVSHGKPDPEVFLKAAGKIDRAPERCLVFEDAHYGIEAGLRGGMKVVGVATTHPIEDLHQADMAVHRLNELDFEKMLEMFNAS; encoded by the coding sequence ATGAATATTGGGGCAATATTTGACTGGGATGGAGTCGTCATCGACTCTTCGACCGCACATGAACAAAGCTGGGAGCGACTCTCCGAAGAAGAGAATTTGCCGCTTTTCGAAGGTCACTTTAAAGCAGGTTTCGGTCGTAAAAATGCGATCATCATACCAACCATTCTAAAATGGACGGAAGAGCCGACAGAAATCAAACGTCTGTCCAATCGAAAAGAAGCTCTATATCGTGAGATCATTAAGGAGGATGGGATTGATGCGCTCCCTGGGATACATGACCTTCTAACCTTCTTAAATCAAAAAGGAATCCCATGTGTCGTGGGCACTTCGACTGACCGCATAAATGTCGAAACCATCATGGATGCATTGGGCGTGCGTGTTTTCTTTCAAGACATTGTCAGCTCGGAGGATGTTTCACATGGCAAGCCCGACCCTGAAGTCTTCCTCAAAGCTGCAGGTAAAATTGACCGTGCACCAGAACGTTGTCTGGTCTTCGAAGATGCCCACTACGGCATCGAAGCCGGATTACGCGGAGGTATGAAAGTCGTCGGTGTGGCAACAACTCACCCAATCGAAGACCTTCATCAGGCCGACATGGCTGTCCACCGTCTGAACGAGCTGGATTTTGAAAAAATGCTGGAGATGTTCAACGCCTCATAG
- a CDS encoding alkene reductase — MSTLSPKLLEPYTLQDLDLSNRIAMAPMTRARAGVDRIPNALMAEYYAQRASAGLIITEATTISESANGWVESPGIYTDAMVEGWKTVVDAIHAKGGTVFLQLWHCGRASHSDFHAGELPVAPSAIKINEEYIHTPKGKQPYETPRALETNEIPGLIADYRRAAERAKEAGFDGIEVHSANGYLLDEFMQSKTNHRTDDYGGSVENRFRLLRQILQSVTEVWPANRVAVRLSPNGGFNDMGSPDYREQFIYAATELDKFGLAYLHVMDGLAFGFHELGEAMTLADFRAVFNGPLMGNCGYTQETAEQAIADGHADMIAIGRPFISNPDLVDRFTNGLSLNPDSDVSTWYSPTGAAGYTDFPLAQNA; from the coding sequence ATGAGCACACTTTCACCAAAACTTCTTGAGCCTTACACTTTACAAGATCTAGATTTGAGCAATCGCATTGCGATGGCTCCGATGACGCGGGCACGTGCTGGTGTGGATCGCATTCCTAATGCACTGATGGCGGAATACTACGCCCAACGTGCCTCTGCCGGACTGATCATTACTGAGGCAACGACTATTTCAGAGTCTGCCAACGGTTGGGTTGAGTCGCCAGGTATTTACACCGACGCGATGGTCGAAGGGTGGAAAACAGTTGTCGATGCTATCCATGCCAAAGGTGGAACTGTTTTTCTCCAGCTTTGGCATTGCGGTCGTGCATCGCACAGTGACTTTCATGCAGGGGAACTTCCAGTTGCTCCGTCAGCTATTAAGATTAACGAGGAATATATCCATACGCCAAAGGGCAAGCAGCCTTACGAGACGCCGCGTGCGTTGGAAACGAATGAGATTCCCGGACTCATTGCTGATTATCGCCGTGCGGCGGAACGTGCGAAAGAGGCTGGCTTTGACGGGATCGAGGTCCATTCCGCGAATGGTTACTTACTGGATGAGTTCATGCAGTCGAAAACCAACCATCGGACCGATGATTACGGTGGAAGTGTGGAGAATCGCTTTCGTTTGCTCCGTCAGATTCTTCAGTCGGTGACTGAGGTTTGGCCGGCTAATCGCGTGGCGGTGCGCCTTTCTCCAAATGGTGGTTTTAACGATATGGGGTCGCCTGACTATCGTGAGCAATTCATCTATGCCGCAACTGAACTGGACAAATTCGGATTAGCTTATCTGCACGTGATGGATGGCCTGGCTTTTGGCTTTCATGAACTTGGTGAGGCTATGACTCTGGCCGATTTTCGGGCCGTCTTCAATGGTCCGCTCATGGGCAATTGCGGTTACACTCAGGAAACCGCTGAGCAGGCTATTGCTGACGGGCATGCCGATATGATCGCGATTGGGCGTCCTTTTATCAGTAACCCGGATTTAGTTGATCGTTTTACCAATGGGTTATCGCTCAATCCTGACTCTGATGTTTCGACTTGGTACAGCCCGACTGGAGCTGCCGGCTATACTGACTTTCCTCTGGCGCAGAATGCATAG
- a CDS encoding thioredoxin family protein, whose amino-acid sequence MKMLRNLTIVASLVIASALSAAVNTGDKAPNFSLPDADGKTRSLSDFEGQYVVLEWTNHGCPFVKKHYESGNMQQLQEKFRAKGVKWISICSSAPGKQGHMSGAEAAAATKKKGATPDAYLIDESGKVGKLYGAKATPEMFVIDPEGKVVYHGAIDSIKSTNPDDVKKANNYVSAALTESLGGKAVTTGSTRPYGCGVKYAK is encoded by the coding sequence ATGAAAATGCTCCGTAATCTAACTATCGTCGCATCTCTTGTCATAGCCTCCGCGCTAAGTGCCGCCGTCAATACTGGCGATAAGGCACCCAACTTCAGTTTGCCGGACGCAGACGGCAAAACCCGCAGCCTTTCTGATTTTGAAGGCCAGTATGTTGTTCTCGAATGGACCAACCATGGCTGTCCATTTGTCAAAAAACACTATGAGTCCGGCAATATGCAGCAACTTCAGGAGAAATTTCGGGCCAAGGGCGTCAAGTGGATTTCCATTTGCTCATCCGCTCCGGGCAAGCAGGGGCACATGAGTGGTGCTGAGGCAGCTGCTGCGACCAAGAAAAAGGGCGCAACTCCTGATGCCTACCTCATTGATGAGTCCGGTAAGGTGGGTAAGCTCTATGGTGCGAAGGCAACACCAGAGATGTTCGTCATCGATCCTGAAGGTAAAGTTGTTTACCATGGTGCCATTGACAGCATCAAGTCCACCAACCCTGACGACGTGAAGAAGGCCAACAACTACGTCAGTGCCGCCTTAACAGAGTCTCTTGGCGGCAAGGCTGTCACAACTGGTTCTACACGCCCTTACGGTTGCGGTGTGAAATACGCCAAGTAA
- the cysE gene encoding serine O-acetyltransferase produces MSDPVWEQLYREADEVAMKEPALASLLKQVILSRESLEDALSVRLSRKLAYHATPEGYLKDVFHEAFLHEPGLGERVRHDIMAVRTRDPACRNYITPMLYFKGFQALTCYRVSHHLWNQGREDLAMYLQSLTSEVLAVDIHPAAKIGCGIMLDHATSFVAGETTVIENNVSILHEVTLGGTGKEQGDRHPKVRHGVLIGAGAKLLGNIEIGIGAKVGAGSVVLEDVPPHVTVAGVPAKIVAEGKGEDPAFGMDHHLNC; encoded by the coding sequence ATGAGCGATCCTGTATGGGAACAATTATATAGGGAGGCCGACGAAGTGGCCATGAAGGAACCGGCCCTGGCCAGTCTCCTGAAACAAGTCATCCTCAGCCGCGAGTCACTGGAGGACGCACTAAGCGTGCGCCTCTCCCGCAAGCTTGCCTACCACGCAACACCGGAAGGTTACCTCAAGGATGTCTTTCATGAAGCCTTCCTGCACGAACCCGGGTTAGGCGAGCGTGTCCGCCATGACATTATGGCTGTGCGCACACGAGATCCAGCCTGCAGGAACTACATCACACCAATGCTCTACTTTAAGGGCTTCCAGGCACTCACCTGCTATCGTGTTTCCCATCATCTATGGAATCAGGGTCGCGAGGACCTTGCTATGTACCTGCAAAGTCTGACCTCTGAGGTGCTCGCTGTGGACATCCACCCTGCAGCCAAAATCGGCTGCGGAATCATGCTTGATCATGCAACCAGCTTTGTCGCAGGCGAAACCACGGTGATCGAAAACAACGTTTCGATTCTCCACGAAGTAACACTCGGTGGAACTGGCAAGGAGCAAGGAGACCGTCATCCAAAGGTCCGGCATGGAGTTCTGATTGGTGCCGGGGCCAAACTTTTGGGTAATATCGAGATCGGCATCGGCGCAAAGGTCGGCGCTGGAAGTGTCGTCCTTGAGGATGTTCCCCCACACGTCACTGTAGCTGGCGTTCCCGCCAAAATCGTAGCCGAAGGCAAAGGCGAAGACCCTGCCTTTGGCATGGACCATCATCTCAACTGCTGA
- a CDS encoding glycosyltransferase, whose product MILVLSALALLAWLYLALFRGRFWEDATLPQLDEPDEWPSVIAIVPARNEAETIGETVRGILEQDYQGELKLVVIDDQSDDDTAQLAKEAADALNQQENLIVLSGKPLPEGWSGKVWAMQQGWEHTKAQAEPVSYVWFTDADILHQDKALRRLVAVATNENRGLVSTMVELRCKGFWEKALVPAFVYFFKLLYPFLWVSNDKKKIAGAAGGCMLVSGQALEKIDGPRAIQADLIDDCALGSAIKQSGFSIRLDLTRDSHSLRGYPKLADAWNTVARTAYTQLGYSPLKLIGSVVGLAWLFFIPVASFLSPDLLTALLGGITWLIMSLTFLPMVKFYRVNPFWLFALPFITIIYLGATIDSALRYHKGQGGQWKGRSQA is encoded by the coding sequence GTGATTCTGGTCCTATCAGCCCTCGCCCTACTCGCCTGGCTTTACCTCGCACTTTTTCGTGGGCGTTTCTGGGAAGATGCGACACTCCCACAGCTTGATGAACCTGATGAATGGCCCTCGGTAATCGCCATCGTCCCAGCCCGCAACGAAGCTGAAACCATCGGTGAAACGGTCAGAGGTATTTTAGAACAGGACTATCAGGGTGAACTCAAACTTGTCGTTATAGATGATCAATCCGATGACGATACTGCGCAGCTAGCCAAAGAGGCAGCAGATGCCCTCAATCAACAGGAGAACTTAATAGTTCTATCAGGCAAGCCTCTGCCCGAAGGTTGGAGCGGAAAAGTCTGGGCGATGCAACAGGGCTGGGAGCATACCAAAGCCCAGGCCGAACCTGTCAGCTATGTCTGGTTTACCGATGCCGACATCTTGCATCAGGACAAAGCTCTCCGCCGGCTTGTAGCCGTAGCGACAAATGAAAACCGCGGACTGGTTTCAACCATGGTGGAGTTACGCTGCAAAGGCTTTTGGGAAAAAGCACTTGTGCCTGCATTTGTATATTTCTTCAAACTGCTCTACCCTTTCCTATGGGTCAGCAACGACAAAAAGAAAATCGCTGGTGCAGCGGGCGGTTGCATGCTGGTGAGCGGCCAAGCGCTTGAGAAAATCGATGGCCCACGTGCCATTCAAGCCGATCTCATCGACGACTGCGCTCTCGGTTCAGCAATCAAACAAAGTGGTTTCTCTATTCGTCTGGATTTGACCCGTGACAGCCATAGCCTGAGGGGCTATCCCAAACTAGCGGATGCATGGAATACTGTGGCGCGAACTGCCTATACTCAGCTTGGATACTCACCATTAAAACTCATCGGTTCCGTAGTCGGCCTGGCCTGGCTTTTCTTTATCCCGGTTGCGTCTTTTTTATCACCTGACCTACTAACCGCCTTACTTGGTGGTATCACCTGGTTAATAATGAGCCTGACCTTTCTTCCAATGGTCAAATTCTATCGGGTAAACCCGTTCTGGCTTTTTGCACTACCGTTCATCACTATCATTTACCTTGGTGCAACAATCGACTCAGCCCTTCGCTATCACAAAGGTCAAGGCGGTCAGTGGAAAGGCAGGTCGCAGGCTTAG
- a CDS encoding iron transporter, with translation MNWAEKDIPAGTPPGGFVPYLYITAKVTNQKTGLSTFIDLLPHINLIDNFHYARNISLPGKATDLYRVEFSVTPPTHMDLALHKDWLDTYGETLMKGATFKYKDVDFEEIAKASRK, from the coding sequence GTGAACTGGGCGGAAAAAGATATACCAGCAGGAACGCCTCCCGGGGGCTTTGTACCCTATCTTTATATTACAGCGAAAGTTACTAATCAAAAGACAGGTTTGAGCACTTTCATTGACCTACTGCCGCACATCAACCTGATTGATAATTTTCATTACGCCCGAAACATTTCCTTGCCGGGAAAAGCAACTGATTTGTACCGAGTAGAATTCTCTGTCACTCCGCCTACGCACATGGATCTCGCTTTACACAAAGACTGGCTTGATACTTACGGAGAGACGCTCATGAAAGGAGCAACCTTCAAATACAAAGATGTGGATTTTGAGGAGATTGCCAAAGCCTCTCGCAAATAG